Part of the Esox lucius isolate fEsoLuc1 chromosome 25, fEsoLuc1.pri, whole genome shotgun sequence genome, CGACTGACATCACTGGGGCCTGATTTAAGAACACAACCAGACAACTCTCTGCTAGAAAATCAATCACTGTCGGTACGCCGCGAACAGTTTTCGAACACATGGCGGCAATGACATGGAGTAGCCCACAGCAACACTCGGATCCAGCCTGGGTTAGTTCTGGaatgatacatttaaaaaaaaaaaaaacaacgatTGACTGCAATGGACTAAATGGCACGCTATTCACTACAGTTGGCGCTCAAGGCCAATGACTTATTGGGGGATGGCTGGAGGGCTCAGTATTATTTGTTAGAGGTAGGCCAGTTGTGTCGTCCCAGGAAGCGTTTACAGCGAGTAGGCCAACAGCTTATTGATCCCCAGCTAACACGGACATGTTTAAAAATGATAATTGATTCAGCGGGCATGTACCCTACTGAGTGACTTGACACGAAAAAGACGTCCATTGTAACCTACGGTTATTGCTATGTGCCCATGCCAGTGCGTGTGTGCTCTGTCAAAAGTCCACAAGCTGCCCGAAAGTGTACGTTCCATGTGTGGCTGAGCGCCCCGCGCAGTGGTTACAGGTTGGGTATCGGTTGCATTAATCCACTACCCATTGCATTGGGTTATATCCACATtcatttccctctcctcccGTACTCCGTTTCCTAGGTCCTACCTCCTGTGTGTTCTCATATCCCCCACTCCTACCACATCCCATAATTTCCTCCTCTACCTCTTTCTTTCAACCATTGTCTTCTTGGCCATCTCACTCCCCAAGTTATGGTTTTCAGTGGAAACGGGAAGCGGGAGCATGTGACTTCATTAGCTTTTGAACTTGctggtgaacattttaattaaaggaATAAATGAGTAAAGGAGTGGAGGAAAATAACTGTCGGttcttccatacaggtgtacagCAAGACCGGATTAACCAGTTAACATCCTGTCATGCTCTGATCCATGTATAAAAATACTGAACAGGCCCAGTTACAATTGATTTATGGATGATGATGGCCAGAGGGAAGATCTAAGTGTTACagcactctccaccaccatcaccaaaaaaacaaatgagggaatatcttttggaagaatggtagTAGAAGAATCGATGCCAATCTCACTGAGACactgttggtttttcctttggGTTAAGGGACCCTTGATATTTCCTCTTCCCGCCTCCTCCATTCCTAACCCAAAGAATATCCCCCGCCCCTACCCTCATCCCCTTCCTGTCCTTCAACTAATCCCCCCCATCTCACCGTCAAAGTCAATGTTCCCGTCCTTGTTgaggtcaatgtcctggaggATCTCCTCGAGCTCGCCCTTCTTCAGCTTCTCGCCCAGCAGGGCCTTCATGCTctccttcagctcctccagggtAATGCGGCCATCTCCGTTGCTGTCAAACTGGGCgaagggggaggaggtgagggtgTGGAGACGGTGATgaacagacaggtggacagacagacaaattaGAACTTGGTGAAACTCCTAATGGATTTTGATACGCTTGATTTCCCTGTGCAGCCGAAACCATGGAATAatgaaaaatctattttaaaaataaacatgtactCGACACAAATTTAAACCCGACTCGAAGGCTCACAGACCACGAAGGGAGTCCTAACTAGCTCCATAGCATTAAACTTCTTGACCTTGCGGTGGGGACTGTTCATGCACTTTGTCATTTTGTCATGTGGTACAGATGCAACATTTATCAAGTCAGGATTCCTCCCTGAGCAAGACGACAATGACAGAAGGGACTGGTGGTACGGCAGTCGAAGAGACTGGTAAAAGAGGCGGGAGAGGGTATAAAGAACCTGCTGGTAGTCAACAGGCCGAATGGCTGGCGGAGGACTGGGCTGTGAGTGAACAATCACAGTGGATTTAATTGGTtggttttgccactgatcaatacCAAAAAAGGCCATATTGTCATAGGGAAAACcaattttcaaaatgaaatacaagtataaaacaaaataattgattgcatgagtatgacacacctgaatgagctgtggtgcaaccgaTTCTCTTTAGAAGTCCGGCTGCTAATTGAATGGATGTGACCTGTTTGCAATCAAGGTGGTTCACATGACTTCAGGTTAATTAAATACACCTGTCACACATTTGATTTGAACAgtcctaacaaaaacaacataatgaagatgaaggaacattcagagaaaatgaaaaatctgGCTCTTCTACTCATTTGGGTAAGacataagaacatttccaaggcactgAATATCAGAAGCAGCACAGTGAAGTCCATTATTATGAAATGGGGAGAATATGGCAAAACTCAATCTGCCTAGAACATTTTGTCAATTTTTGAGGCCAGAGGGGCGCTATTCAGGGAGCCCATCAACAGGCCAATGGAAACTCTATAGGAGTAACAGTCTTCCATGGGTGATCTGCtagacactgtgcatactgcaagCAAGGTGGCCTTTATGGGAGATTGCCAAAATCACATCAAATCTAGAGTTCTCCAGAAAGCATGTGGAAAAGTATGAGTTCAAGTGGATATTCTAGGATCTGATGGTCCTAAAATTGAGGATTTTGGCCTCAGTGCTAATCACAATGTTTGATGCCATCCTAACGCTGCATTCTATCCTGCAAGCACCATTCCTtccatgaagcatggtggtggcagcgtcATGCTATGTGAATGCTCTGTTCATCAGGGCCTAGAAAATGGTTTGAAGATTGAGTGTAAAATGGACGCAGCAAAGTACATCAGGACAATGAACCCAGACATGCATCCAAAGCTACATTGGAGTGACTTCAAAACTAAAAGATCAATGCCCTGGAAGAtgcccagtcaaagcctggacttCAATCCAATTCAGAATATGTGGACAGAATTGAAAATTGGCGTTCACCAAAGGTCCCTGTCCAACCTGAGAGACATTGAGCTATTGTACAAAGGATGGGCAAGAATTGTAGAGACATattcaaatagactcatggttgtaattgctgccaaatgtgCCTTCACCAAATATTGACTGAATGGGGTaatgaatacttatgcaatcaataattTTTTAGAACTATTTTGCACTGTTGACATTTTTGAAGTATTTGTGTTGAGCAGTGGCAAAAACTTTATAACTAAATCCATTTGGATTTCATGATGTAAGTCCAAGGAGGGTGAATACTTTGGAGAGCCACTATATATTTCAGGCTACTGGTTTTACATGATGCTGTCTGAGCATGTTTCAAACGGAAACTGTCACTTGGGACAGTTCCATGTTCAAATCTGTGAATTAAGGAACATTATGTGGAATTTTAATAAtgatatcaatatattttttgacgCTTGGATGGTATATTTCAATAATACATTCTatcattgttgtttattcatttattctcCTTTAGAACAGTGTAGGCCAACACACATCTATGTATGCAGTGATCTTTCTTACCAGCTGCCTGCAGAAATTTTTAAGAGctctgtcccttcaaaatattCTGCACAAGTTAATCTCAAGTAGACTATTCATCTGGCAGATGGCGACCCTAATAACTTATTAGGATAATTCTGACAGTTTTTAGAATTTAAGGGATTACAGCTACTAATATTAGTTAACTCATCCTCCAAGCTAATTGGTGCATGTGTGATAAAAATTTCAAATTTTGTAACTAACTCAAAGGTAGGTGAAATGAACAGGACTACAAATATTagtttttctatgttttattgtatttatgaaCTGTCACTCTGTTTCACCATGGGCAGACTAGAGAACAAAGTGTCGGAAAACAGGCAAAGAAGTGTGATACAGGCCAACAAAGTCCCTCTACACACAGTAGGCCCATTTTCCATGTAATAATTTATCAACAGAGATCACCACTTGCCACTTCTTTCTCCAATGTACGCTTTGTAGTGTCCAAGGTTGTCAGGTAGCCTAGCAGTTAATAGCATTTGATCAGTAAACCAAAGGACGCTGTTTCAATTCCCGGAGCCAGCAGGTTGAAAATTCTGCTCTTGAGCGACACACACCATGTAAAATATAAGCAACCACCTCATTATTACTCAAGTGTCCTACTCTCACCTGCCTGAAAGCACTTCGTAGTTCCTTCATCCCCATCATGTGAGCCGTCTCGGCCAGCATTCTAGGGCCCATCAGCTCACCACAGAAGTCATCAAAGTCCACGTGACCGCCCCCTGCCGAGAAAGGAACATCAGACtcttgcatgcacacacatacacacacacacgcacagacaggcccccacacacatatacacacacacgcacacatacacacgcgcacacacacacacacatacacacacacacacacacacacacgcacacatacacacaagcacacacaagaGCCCTTGCACCTGCCTAAGCGGGGAGATCAATCAAATGTTCCCAACCTCAAAAACAGACATTAGTCTCTCGCGCCCGTGTCACCCACGCAGACGCACGCCCCCCCCCTTCACTTCCAACGGACACATCAGTCACGCACACGCATTCACAGATTACGGAGAGAAACATGAGTCGatggcacaaacacacccacgcaAACACCCACATTTCATCTTGATCTGCTGTATGATCTCGATGAGCTCCATCTCAGTGGGCATGTAACCCATGGTCCTCATGCAATCGGCCACGTCTTTGTAATGCAGGTAGCCGTCCCCGTCGTAGTCAAACTCCTTAAAGGCCACCTGAAgctctgagacacacacagaaacacacacgcgcacacgcacacacagccattTGAGACGCACAAACATTTGCAAGCAGGATCTGAAGGGTACCTTGTGAACAATGTGGATGCATTTTTATGGCATGTAAAGACTGTTGATCGAAAACAAATAACCCATAATGGCCggagcaaaaacacatttttagaaatgtgttttccaaTTCATTGAAAATGGAGACCATAACAATCTCCAGAGGAAGACCTAAAATATCTGCCGCCCGGGACCTTGGACTGGTACAAAGGTTCATCTtttaacatgacaatgacctgaagctTAAGCCAGGACCCGGACCCCATTGAACATTTCTGgtgagacctgaagattgcagtccAGTGATCACCACTGTCCAATCTGAAAGTGCTtaagaggatctgcaaggaggaatgggagaaactgcccaaatccaggtgttcAAAGATGGTACAGTACAGTCCAGTCATACCTAAGAGCCAAAGCTGATATTGCTGCCAAAGGTctttggcattcaggcctaatggtttgattttggtctcataaGACCACAGAATGCCATGCTCAGTCAttcaggcagcatgtcatatgTGTTCTGTATAGGAGTGACTTTAATTTAACCATtcttccataaaggcctgatttaTGGAGGACTGCATCAATGATTTTCCTTCTGGCAGATTATCCAATCTCTGCAGAGACATCCTGAAGCTCTGTGGCCACTGGTTTCATCTTTATGAACAAGGCCCTTCCtgcctggttacttagtttggccggaCAGAGTTTTAGAAAGTCTCATAATGATTAAGCCCGCCGTTTTTCTAGAAACTTTAGAAGTGTCTCAAGATCTATTCCTCGACAATTCTGAGGACTCTCTGAGGTCTAGGGTGAGTTTCTCGGACTTCATGGCATGGTTTTTGTTTTAACATAGACTGTGAAGTGTAGGATCCCATTATGGGCAATTTTTTGTCGattgaaaaaatgtaatcaattatgaaTTTAGTTTATAACACAACAAACGTGTGCCTTGAAGCATGGCCGTGTTAGAAAGGCCAGTAGCCTCTTCAATCTCGGATGATCACTACGTTGATGTTTGATTTACGTAAGCTAGCTGTCGCCCGGCTGCTAATGAAGACGTGCTAACGTTGACGTCCTTTAAGTGAACCAGTAGGTTGAACTGTCGCCTGGTGCGTGGTAAATGTGTCATCAATATTAGT contains:
- the cabp4 gene encoding calcium-binding protein 4 isoform X4; its protein translation is MPEELEELQVAFKEFDYDGDGYLHYKDVADCMRTMGYMPTEMELIEIIQQIKMKWGGHVDFDDFCGELMGPRMLAETAHMMGMKELRSAFRQFDSNGDGRITLEELKESMKALLGEKLKKGELEEILQDIDLNKDGNIDFDDLGSIQHQKKGDFN
- the cabp4 gene encoding calcium-binding protein 4 isoform X2: MSQKGTKKIVSPRASTSSNTPSAHGSAHGSAHGSAHGSAHGSAHGSAHGSAHGSAHGSAHGSAHGSAHGTPGRSAHRHTKSEESGSSSRRRKSLSQNAAAVYLSYLNTLFGQDRELMPEELEELQVAFKEFDYDGDGYLHYKDVADCMRTMGYMPTEMELIEIIQQIKMKWGGHVDFDDFCGELMGPRMLAETAHMMGMKELRSAFRQFDSNGDGRITLEELKESMKALLGEKLKKGELEEILQDIDLNKDGNIDFDEFVMMLSSR
- the cabp4 gene encoding calcium-binding protein 4 isoform X3, which translates into the protein MHDRELMPEELEELQVAFKEFDYDGDGYLHYKDVADCMRTMGYMPTEMELIEIIQQIKMKWGGHVDFDDFCGELMGPRMLAETAHMMGMKELRSAFRQFDSNGDGRITLEELKESMKALLGEKLKKGELEEILQDIDLNKDGNIDFDDLGSIQHQKKGDFN